Genomic window (Eriocheir sinensis breed Jianghai 21 chromosome 57, ASM2467909v1, whole genome shotgun sequence):
GGATAACAAATTTTTAGCTCAATAAAATAGtaatataataacaaaaataatgagaggcTATTAATTCTGTTTCCAGGTGGTGATCTCAAGTCCCGACCCCAGGCTGACTCTGTCCACCAATGAGGGGTACCAGCTGTTACTCTCCACAGCTGGCGGCGTCACCAGTGCCACGATATCAGCCGGGACCTTCTATGGCGCTCGGCACGGACTGGAGACTCTGACACAGCTGATTGAGTAcatggtgagtgtgtgtatgtgtgtacgtgtatgtgtgtgctggTGTTTgggtttgtatatatatgtatgtttgtgtatgtgtttgtggtgATGTAAGTATATGTTCATGTggtttgtgtgtatttatgtatgtatgtgtgtatgtatgtatttaccaGTGAtggggatgagagaatgaagatgctggttaactcttgcataagggctttggacagtacagggatgagctagagtagaaagttgtaCGTAATATTAACAAGATAAATGATTGCAGGACTCTGGCTACCTAGGAATTGTCACGAGTGCCTCAATAAGAGATGCCCCAGCCTACCCTTACCGAGGCCTGCTCATTGACACCTCCAGGAACTTCATCAGCATAGCGGCACTTAAGTAAGCACTGGCGATGTTGAcgttgatgttattgttttttgttcattcactattactgttatttattgttcttcctcctcctcctcctcctacccttcctcctcctctttttacttctaATATCtacccttactcctcctcctcctctttcttcttctaatatctaccctttctccacctcctcctcttcctcctcctcctcctctctttcttcttcaaatatctgtacccttcctcctcctcctcctccttttcattctcttctccaatTCTGATATatatacccttcctcctcctcctccttttcttccttctttttcttctcctttttcttatcttttctcctcctcctcctcttccttttcttccttctttttcttctccgttttcttatcttttctcctcctcctcctcctcctcttccttttcttccttctttttcttatcttttctcttcctcctcctcctcctcctcctcctccttttcattcccatcTCTAATTCTAATATatatacccttcctcctcctcctcctcttcctcctccttttcattcccttctctaatTCTAATATatatacccttcctcctcctcctcctcctcctcctcctccttttcattcccttctctaatTCTAATATatatacccttcctcctcctcctcctcctcctcttcctcctccaccaccaccaccactaacccccccctccccacagacGTACTCTTGACGGAATGGCGGCCAACAAGCTCAACACCTTACACTGGCACATCACGGACTCCCACTCCTTCCCGGTCAAGCTGGACTCCCTCCCGAACATGGCATACTACGGTGCCTACTCCCCCAGTCAGACCTACTCCCCGCTCCAGGTCAAAGAGGTCATCCGCTACGCCCAGGTCAGGGGCATACGCGTCCTGCCGGAGTTTGACGCGCCGGCCCATGTCGGACACGGATGGGAGTGGGGGGAGTTGCAAGGCCTCGGGAAGCTGGCAGTGTGCGTTGCCAGGGTGagttcatgtgtgtgtttgtgtgagggattGAGAGCTTCTGATAAGGGTAGGACAAGATGGGATGGGGGTAGGACAGGATGTGATAGGGGACAGTTGGATATAGGGGTAGGACATGTTGTGATAggggacaaaaaagaaagaaatagaagttgGAATAGGGTATGACAAGATGTGATTGGGGTAGGACAGGATGTGATAGGGGACAGCTGGATATAGGGGTAGGACATGTTGTGATaggggacaaaaaaaggaagaaatgggagtgtTGTAATTGATCTtttaaaggaagggagagcttgtgtaagtgatatatttgtgtgtgtatgtgtgtgtgtgtgtgtgtgtgtgtgtgtgtgtgttagatagagagaaagagaatggaggaagaattgatagtgagggagaaggaaaggaagagaaagggagagagaatgagaggaaaaggaagggaaggagggagagagagagagaaaaaaaaaaaaaagtgagagagaaagaattaaaaagagagagaggtcataacattgctactacaactactactactacttctacttctactactactattgctacaggAACCATGGCAAGAGTACTGTGTCGAACCTCCCTGCGGCCAGCTCAACCTCGCTAACCCCAACATCTATAGTGTATTGGGCACCCTATACAAGGATCTGGTCAACATGTTCGCCCCTATTGACCTCTTTCACTATGGAGGAGATgaggtgagtctgtgtgtgtgtgtgtgtgtgtgtgtgtgtgtgtgtgtgtgtatctagttcctcttccttcctctctcctcctcctcctcctcctcctcctcctcctcctcttttctacgctttttcccatttccataacattacattttgtgtgtgtgtgtgtgtgtgtgtgtgtgtgtgtgtgtgtgtagttcctcctcctcttccttcttctctcctcctcctcctcttcctccttctcctcttccttgcataTTCTTACATttgttccttttctattttttttcttcctcttcctcctcctcattctctcctcctcctcctcctcctcctcctcctcctcctcctcctcctcttcctcctcctcctcttcttcctcctcctcctcctcctcctcctccaaccctttcttccttctcttcatccactcatccacttttCATCCACTCAGGTCAACCTCAACTGCTGGAACACAACGGATGAGATCACCTCCTGGATGATTGCTAACGGATACGGGCTGAATGCGGATGCCTATTACCAGCAGTGGAGTGTCTTCCAGGTATGGATGTCACCCACTTGtcatccatccactcatccacttttGTTTTGTGATGTCCAGAATGAGAAAAATtatgtcctttttttcatttttttcttcctatcataACTTGTCCTACCCCTGTACCCAGCTGTCCTACCACCCCCATTCCCACTTGTCCTACCCCTATCACATGCTGTCCtacccctcacccacccccatTCCCAACTGTCCTACCCCTATACCCAGCTGTCCAACCCCCCATTCCCACCTGTTTTACCCCTATCACAACTTGTCCTACCCCTATCAAATCCTGTCCTACCCCTATATCCACCAGTCCTACCCCTTATTCCCACCTGTCCTACCCCAAATCACACCCTGTACTATCATATTCTGTCCCCATACCACCCCAGACACCCCTCGTAGCCCACCCCATACTCAACCAACCTTACCCCCACACAGGAACGGTCTCGGCAACTCCTCACTGCTGCCAACCAAGGTGTCGAGGTGCCAGGAATTCTATGGACGAGTCACTTGACGGAGGCCGGCCGAGCACACCGATTCCTCAACGCATCGCAATATATCATACAGATCTGGACCACGGGCGCCGACCCCCTCATCGCGGAACTCCTGAACAAAGGCTATCGGGTTATATTCAGTAATTACGACGCGCTGTATTTTGACTGTGGGTTCGGGGCATGGGTCGGCGAAGGGAACAACTGGTGCAGCCCATATATAGGGTGGCAGAAGGTCTATGATAATGACCCCCATGCAATCGCCCTCAACCTCACCGGCTCAAAACATGTCAACCTGATTCTTGGTGGAGAGGCAGCGCTGTGGACTGAGCAAGTGGATGACAGTAATATGGACACCAAGGTGGGTGAGCGGATGGTTGGGTGGGTTCTtggttgactgtgtgtgtgtgtgtgtgtgtgtgtgtgtgtgtgtgtgtgtgtgtggttgagttAGTGTTTTATATTGTATCTTTggttaactttctttcctttcctttcccttcccttcccctccttccttcttctcttcccttccctgccttccctttccctccctttactgcccttccctcccttcccttccctttcccttcccttcccttccctttcccttcccttcctttccttgtgattttttctctaatttcatCTTTTGATTCATAatattttgctgtgtgtgtgtgtgtgtgtgtgtgtgtgtgtgtgtgtgtgtgtgtcaccttccTATCCTAGCCTtagatatacacataaataaaaaaaagataaggaaagaaataagaaaaaaaaataagtttgtACTCACCGATCATGccagtaacctctctctctctctctctctctctctctagctatgGCCCAGGGCGTCTGCGATGGGTGAGCGGCTGTGGAGCAATCCGTCGACCGGTTGGCGTGCGGCTGAATCCCGTCTCATCCACCATCGGCAGCGTCTCATTCAGCGTGGAGTGCCGGCAGAGAGGATCCAACCCCAGTGGTGCCACCAGAATGAGGGTCTATGTtacctgtagtgtgtgtgtgtgtttgtgttggttaggttggtttgttactgttactgtttgttcttgtttgttaGTGCATGTCTTTGTTTTAACCCCTTGAACACGGGGACACATACACTCACCCTCGCCGCCCTGGTATGATATCCGAGGACACATGTATGCTGTGTCCTGGATGACTTCTCTGGGAATCATGTAAATTTTTCCCGGATATTGTACGAGAGCTTTCAGAATATGGGTCCTGCATGATACAACAGCATAGCTTTCATTATTAATACATAGGAATGTGAGTTGCCTATATCAGGGGAGGCAGCCCATTGATGCACCCTGCTGGTCCATGCTGTGTCAAGTGGTATTTTACACACTCTAATTTCTCCCCTCTCCTGCACTTCTCCTCCCCACAAGCCTATCTACCCATCACTGCTAAAATAAGGGAGTAAATTTCAGTGAATAAATGATCAACACAGTACTGCATATCTTGTAAGTTTATGTATCCACCTCAATATTATTAGTGAATTTGTGTTTGTCTTCATGCGCCATTTAATTACCCTTATGctgatatataatacatgatggtTATGTTTAGCTTTATGGCTTAAGTCTAGGTATATTCAGTGGTGACGTTTAAAAATTGGTGCGCACGGCATTCTCAGATATGCCTCAAGGCTTGCTCTCAGCCCGGCCGTGTCCAAGGGGTTAAATGTACACTGTAAAACCTTTGTGTTGTAGTATGTGTTGGATTGTAGAGGTTGAcgtaaacattattattattattattattattattattattattattgttattctgtgtAGTTTGTGTTGTGTTCCTGCTTGTTAACTTAAAGAATGTTGTAGTGTAGCTGTTAGTAGttaaatgttgttattattattattattattattattattatgctatttatttttttaccctgGGATGTGATACTACAgttcagtgggggcatacgctgggtgtgcgttgcctcacccacccttTGCCGATGAAGAATTTGCAAGAAAACACATTaacaagagagagatgaaaaaaaaaggaaatatgtgaCAAAAGAGAAGGATTTACTTACACTTTACTTACACACATAACCTTCTCAGCCTTACTTACAGACACAGGGAAAGACTTACTGCCACTTACACCCACTTACACACACAACCTTCTCAGCCTTACTTACAGACACAGGGAAAgacttactgacacacacacttaccaacaCACATAACCTTCTCAGCCTCACCCTTACTTACAGACACAGGGAAAGACTTACTGACACACCCACTTACTAACACACATAACCTTCTCAGCCTCACCCTTACTTACAGACACAGGGAAAGACTTACTGCCACTTACACACACTTACTTACACACATAACCTTCTCAGCCTTACTTACACACAGGGAAAGACTTACTGCCACTTACACCCACTTACTTACACACATAACCTTCTCAGCCTCACCCATACTTACAGATGTAGGGAAAGACTTACCACCACTTACACCCACACATAACCTTCTCAGCCTCACCCATACTTACAGGCACAGGGAAAGACTTACCACCACTTACACCCACACATAACCTTCTCAGCCTCACCCATACTTACAGATGTAGGGAAAGACTTACCACCACTTACACCCACACATAACCTTCTCAAGTTCTCAGCCTCACCCATACTTACAGGCACAGGGAAAGACTTACCACCACTTACACCCACACATAACCTTCTCAGCCTCACCCATACTTACAGGCACAGGGAAAGACTTACCACCACTTACACCCACACATAACCTTTCCAGCCCCGCCCCCACTTACAGGACTTACAGTTTGGTACTTACGGGCAAATGTTAGTTTTGTAATAAATAAAAGAGCATAAAGTTTGATATAAAATGCTTTATGTATGAAGACACAGCAGTTACATGATAATTATTCCTCCTTAAAATACACCAAACAaatgcaagggagagagagagagagagagagagagagagagtgtgagagtgtgagagagagaaccatgATAGTCAGTATAGAgtcaatatacacacacacattcatacgtacatacatatacGTACACACGGCGTTGGTTCGTGTACGGGAATTGGAGCTTACAAAACGTACATAGCTAGGCTTTtatacgtacacacgcacacacattctctctctccatttttattctttttctttcattttctctctctctctctctccatttttttctcattttttattttcattattttgttcgttttcttttctccctctctctcttacccccctcctctctctctctctctctctctctctctctctctcaagcagtcGGCCATAGCCTACTAATATAGCAAGATGGCTGACTCAAGCCTTAGCCTAAAAAATTATTATAAATCGCATAATACCTCTCTCCCTGAACCCCTTATCCAGAGCACCACCCAGTAAGTCATCTACCTAAGGACCtagctatctatatatatctatgtttCCCGACCCCAGACTTCCAGGGCGCGGGAAACTCAAAAAatggtaaaataataataatttctcgGGCGATTTCTTGGCTTTGTTTTACACATTCTCGGCTTGAAGGGTCGATGCTCCTCTGGTTACGGTCTTTTGGTTTATGGTATTTGGGTGTAAATTTGAGATGTTCCTTTGGTTACGATGTTACGGTTTGTTTACTTTGCGTTACGAGTGTTCGAGAGCGATGAGTGTTCCGTTAAACCCATGAATCGTACTGAAAATTTCATGTTTTGGTAATTTTTCAATATCCTCTCATGAAAAAGGTTGGGTTCTTTGCTTATGATACTttgaattatgtttttttttgatGTTATGAATGTTCAAAAGTGATGTGTTCTGTTAAACCCATGAATCGTACTGAAAATTTCGCGTTTTTGTAATTTTTTAATATTTAATCATGAAACAGGTTAAATTCTTTGCTTATGATACTTTGATTTATGTTTTTTTACGTTATGAATGTTCGAGAGCAATAAGCGTTCTGTTAAACCCGTGAATCGTACTTAAAATTTTGCGTTTTGGTAATTTTGGTAATCGTAAGGCAAGGAACATCTCTGAGCTTTTGAAATGTTGTATACGTAAGACGAAAAACAGATTGGCTATGGTTATGATCGTAAGGAAAGGAACACCTGTGAGCTTTTGAAATGTTGCTTACGAAAGACGAAAAACAGATTGGCTATGGTTATGATCGTAAGGAAAGGAACACCTGTGAGCTTTTGAAATGTTGCTTACGAAAGACGAAAAACAGATTGGCTATGGTTATGATCGTAAGGAAAGGAACATCTTGCTCTCGGAAATGTTGTATACGTAAGACGAAAAACAGATTGGCTATGGTTATGATCGTAAGGAAAGGAACATTTGTGAGCTTTTGAAATGTTGCTTACGAAAGATGAAAAACAGATTGGCTATGGTTATGATCGTAAGGAAAGGAACACCTGTGAGCTTTTGAAATGTTGCTTacgaaagacaaaaaacaaattgGCTATGGTTATGATCATAAGGAAAGGAACATCTTGCTCTCGGAAATGTTGTATACTTAAGATGAAAAACAGATTGGCTATGGTTATGATCGTAAGGAAAGGAACATCTTGCTCTCGGAAATGTTGTATACGTAAGACGAAAAACAGATTGGCTATGGTTATGATCGTAAGGAAAGGAGCATTTGTGAGCTTCTGAAATGTATATGAAAGACGAACAACAGATTGGCTATGGTTATGATCGTAAGGAAAGGAGCATTTGTGAGCTTCTGAAATGTATATGAAAGACGAAAAACAGATTGGCTATGGTTATGATCGTAAGGAAAGGAACATCTGTGAGCTTTTGAAATGTTGTATacataagatgaaaaagaaattgGCTATGGTTATGATCGTAAGGAAAGGAACATCTGTGAGCTTTTGAAATGTTGTATacgtaaaatgaaaaagaaattggCTATGGTTATGATCGTAAGGAAAGGAACATCTGTGAGCTTCTGAAATGTATacaaaagatgaaaaacagaTTGGCTATGGTTATGATCGTAAGGAAAGGAACATCTGTGAGCTTTTGAAATGTTGTATACGTAAGATGAAAAAGAGATTGGCTATGGTTATGATCGTAAGGAAAGGAACATCTGTGAGCTTTTGAAATGTATACGTAAGATGAAAAAGAGATTGGCTATGGTTATGATCGTAAGGAAAGGAACATCTGTGAGGGAGGAACCGAAACAACTTGCTCTCGGAAACTCGTATACAAAAGACCATTAACAGATTGGCTATGGTAATGATCGTAAGGAAAGGAATCAAAACAAATTGCTCTCAGAAACTCATATatgaaagacaaaaaacagactaTGGTAGCAATCGTAAGGAGAGAAACGTCTGAGCTTTCAACATCTTGCTCTCGGAAACGCTGTATACGAAAGACTAAACGGATTGGACATAGTAAAGATAGTAAGGAGAGGAACAGCCGTGAAAAACTGAAACAACTTGCACTCggaaactcctatacgaaagacTAAACAGATTGGCTATGGTTATGATCGTAAGGAAAGGAACATCTTGCTCTCGGAAATGTTGCATACGAAAAACGAAAAACAGATTGGCTATGGTAGTGGTTGAAGGGAAAGGAGCATCTGTGAGCTTTCGAAACATCTTGCTCTCggaaactcctatacgaaagacTAAACAGATTGGGTATGGTTATGATCGTAAGGAAAGGAACACCTGTGAGTAACCGAAACAACTTGCTCTCGGAAACATTGTATACGAAAGCTGAAAAACAGATTGGTTATGGTAGTGGTCGTAAGGAAAGGAGCATCTGTGAGCTTTTGAGATGTTGTATACGAAAGATGAAAAACACTGGCTATGGTAATGGTCGTAAAGAGAGGGACATCTGTGAACTTTCAAAATATCTTGCTCTCggaaactcctatacgaaagacTAAACAGATTGGCTATGGTTATGATCGTAAGGAAAGGAGCATCTGTGAGCTTTCGAAACATCTTGCTCTCGGAAATGCCGCATAAGAATAATCGCCGGGAGTGTTACGGAAACTAAATAATATTACcgtagacagaaaaaaagagaagacagggttaaagaaagaaacacacacacacacacacacacacacacacacacacacacacacacacacacacttgtaacaTCAAATCATATGTGGGAAatggattgaaaaaaaaacacatagacatacatactctctctctctctctctctctctctctctctctctctatctatctctcaatctccatctggttctctgtctggcaATCTGTCACTTCAGTTGTCAATATTTTTTGCCCTTCCAGCATGATATGACCTaaactgacctctcctgaccTGACCTTCCCCACAGCACAACCAGCCTTTTGAAGCACCAAGAAGGACACAATACCTTATTATCTCTTCTTTGTTATGACAGCCAACAACAACCTAAAAAGAGGTCATATTCATTGGTCACattggtcatattcttaaacatttctgatGCCAAATGTCacgtattggacaaggcttttcgtaggagtttggggcatttccattggcagtttcatgacccaggtggtagtttgacccttcatctgtgccatgaacctaaggaaacatttgacaaggcttgcatGGGAATttggggtcatttccaggggtagtttcatgacccaggtggtagtttgacccttcctctgtaccatgaacctaaaaaaacactcatttgatAGGGATTCCATTGgagtttgggggcatttccaggggtagctttgtgtttagggtcatttccaggggtagtttcatgacccaggtggcagtttgacccttcctctgtaccatgaacctaaaaaaacactcatttgatAGGGATTCCGTTGGAGTttggggtcatttccaggggtagctttgtgtttagggtcatttccaggggtagttttatgacccaggtggtagtttgacccttcctctgtgccgtgaacctcaagaaacactcatttgataGGGATTCCGTTGgagtttgggggcatttccaggggtagctttgtgtttagggtcatttccaggggtagctttgtgtttagggtcatttccaggggtaggtttatgacccaggtggtagtttgacctttcctctgtgccgtgaacctcaagaaacactcattgtaactcgactgatctcctttttgcctTACCATCAAAACATTTAAAAATATTGACCATGGACgcacttcactcactcactcactcactcaacataACCGCCTCCATCGACCATCCCATCCACTCCTACATCCGCCTCATCCACACACTGAACGACGGCGCATATCCAGACTCCATCCGCTCCATCTATCGTCACTTCCGCTGGGCCTGGAGGTGGTTCGGGGCGTCTGCGAAAGTGTATTTGAGACGGAAGGCTTCGGCGACCAGCAGACTGATTTCCGTGTCCGACCAGGAGCTTGTCGGAAGGTTCTGCAGTAGTAGCATCAGCCCCTATGGGAAGACACAGGAGAAATACACGTCATTACCAGGCTACGGGTATTGCTAGATAGGACACGGGACTTAGcttagaaaataatagaagaaatagTTATGTTATCCGATATGGGAGATTCTGCAGTAGTAACAGGAGAAATACATCTCATTACTAGGCTACAGGTATTGCTAGGACATGGTAATAGGACATGGGGATTCTTAGCTAGTAATATAACAGGAAAATAGTGTAGTAATATTAGACCCtataggaagaaataggagaaacacATGTAACTACTAGGCTACagggcatggagagagagagagagagagagagagagagagagagagagagagatgaaggaagggaaggaaaaagaacgtgaactgggaagagagagagagagagagagagagagagagagagagagtagtgataattatagaaaaaaatagtgaataatgaataatagaaagaggaaaatgagaaagtgatgatgaaagtgagtcaagtgaaagtgagagaagaaaaaatatgaataaaaatgagtaaagaaatgaaaatgaagtgaaaatgatagcagaaaaatatataaatgaatgaaaataaagaaaataa
Coding sequences:
- the LOC126984363 gene encoding chitooligosaccharidolytic beta-N-acetylglucosaminidase-like isoform X1 — encoded protein: MGATPGLSAQLRRLQKKNMRLWRWLRRPRMKMVVMSGVVVMVVVVVMTLMRGAEANFLLPSPWGYKCVNQTCTKKLYDGISPLTSLNQCKLTCGAAGVLWPLPSAVTLGKEVVQFLPDKVTLLPSCQGEACDLLREAFGIFRDNLEHLNPSYRPKERKATWTVVTGHHLTPQDLVVKVVISSPDPRLTLSTNEGYQLLLSTAGGVTSATISAGTFYGARHGLETLTQLIEYMDSGYLGIVTSASIRDAPAYPYRGLLIDTSRNFISIAALKRTLDGMAANKLNTLHWHITDSHSFPVKLDSLPNMAYYGAYSPSQTYSPLQVKEVIRYAQVRGIRVLPEFDAPAHVGHGWEWGELQGLGKLAVCVAREPWQEYCVEPPCGQLNLANPNIYSVLGTLYKDLVNMFAPIDLFHYGGDEVNLNCWNTTDEITSWMIANGYGLNADAYYQQWSVFQERSRQLLTAANQGVEVPGILWTSHLTEAGRAHRFLNASQYIIQIWTTGADPLIAELLNKGYRVIFSNYDALYFDCGFGAWVGEGNNWCSPYIGWQKVYDNDPHAIALNLTGSKHVNLILGGEAALWTEQVDDSNMDTKLWPRASAMGERLWSNPSTGWRAAESRLIHHRQRLIQRGVPAERIQPQWCHQNEGLCYL
- the LOC126984363 gene encoding chitooligosaccharidolytic beta-N-acetylglucosaminidase-like isoform X2; translated protein: MKMVVMSGVVVMVVVVVMTLMRGAEANFLLPSPWGYKCVNQTCTKKLYDGISPLTSLNQCKLTCGAAGVLWPLPSAVTLGKEVVQFLPDKVTLLPSCQGEACDLLREAFGIFRDNLEHLNPSYRPKERKATWTVVTGHHLTPQDLVVKVVISSPDPRLTLSTNEGYQLLLSTAGGVTSATISAGTFYGARHGLETLTQLIEYMDSGYLGIVTSASIRDAPAYPYRGLLIDTSRNFISIAALKRTLDGMAANKLNTLHWHITDSHSFPVKLDSLPNMAYYGAYSPSQTYSPLQVKEVIRYAQVRGIRVLPEFDAPAHVGHGWEWGELQGLGKLAVCVAREPWQEYCVEPPCGQLNLANPNIYSVLGTLYKDLVNMFAPIDLFHYGGDEVNLNCWNTTDEITSWMIANGYGLNADAYYQQWSVFQERSRQLLTAANQGVEVPGILWTSHLTEAGRAHRFLNASQYIIQIWTTGADPLIAELLNKGYRVIFSNYDALYFDCGFGAWVGEGNNWCSPYIGWQKVYDNDPHAIALNLTGSKHVNLILGGEAALWTEQVDDSNMDTKLWPRASAMGERLWSNPSTGWRAAESRLIHHRQRLIQRGVPAERIQPQWCHQNEGLCYL